The Lycium barbarum isolate Lr01 chromosome 10, ASM1917538v2, whole genome shotgun sequence genome includes a region encoding these proteins:
- the LOC132616027 gene encoding uncharacterized protein LOC132616027: protein MEKYKTKDSLLKNRLSRIPRDQWSGLVSYWFSDKAKRRTQANRNNRTQQKMPHTGGSKSIATLMDEKAENGIEPTRAQVFILTHKKRKDDRPLDEDSAKTIDMINERISNSERPTDRPPQSVAWEGDVYSQVLGNEKSGYVRGLGLGPTPSVLWGSRSSLGNVVAEDSSNEDVQRLQHEITELKAKQNEEMNLMKQNQEKMQSELLQMRQLICARNESMPQNINGTSSEQVPDANSGHEQVPQISRIPSVAENSPPSHGRTV, encoded by the exons ATGGAAAAATATAAGACTAAAGACTCTTTGCTGAAAAATAGACTAAGTCGCATACCGAGGGATCAATGGAGTGGTCTTGTCTCTTATTGGTTTTCTGATAAAGCTAAG AGGCGTACCCAAGCAAATAGAAACAATAGGACCCAGCAAAAAATGCCTCACACAGGAGGATCCAAAAGTATTGCTACCTTGATGGATGAGAAG GCTGAGAATGGGATAGAGCCTACCCGAGCACAAGTATTTATATTAACTCACAAGAAACGTAAGGATGATAGACCACTGGATGAGGATTCTGCCAAGACAATT GACATGATAAATGAAAGGATAAGCAATAGTGAGAGACCTACTGACCGACCTCCTCAGAGTGTTGCTTGGGAAGGGGATGTGTATTCGCAAGTGTTGGGAAATGAAAAAAGTGGGTATGTCCGTGGTTTAGGACTTGGTCCAACTCCTTCTGTTCTATGGGGTAGTAGATCTTCCTTAGGAAATGTTGTTGCAGAGGATTCATCTAATGAGGATGTACAAAGGTTACAACATGAGATAACTGAGCTAAAGGCGAAACAAAATGAAGAAATGAATCTGATGAAACAAAATCAGGAGAAGATGCAATCAGAACTGCTCCAGATGAGACAATTGATATGCGCTCGTAATGAATCTATGCCTCAAAATATCAATGGCACCTCAAGTGAACAG GTCCCTGATGCCAATAGTGGCCATGAACAAGTACCACAAATATCAAGGATACCTAGCGTTGCTGAAAATTCCCCACCTTCTCACG gTCGTACAGTCTGA